A window of the Gossypium hirsutum isolate 1008001.06 chromosome A05, Gossypium_hirsutum_v2.1, whole genome shotgun sequence genome harbors these coding sequences:
- the LOC107961229 gene encoding protein LIKE COV 1, with amino-acid sequence MGTRERDRERDKDRELLIPVATISYDEDSKSSSSPPTPTISSTCHGREAFLKVIRSWAWKKFMTGCVILFPLAITFYVTWGFIHLVDGFFSPVYDHLGINIFGLGFATSITFIFLVGIFMSSWVGASVLTLGELFIKKMPLVSYIYSASKQISAAISPDQNSNAFKEVAIIRHPGKGQYMFGFITSTVVLQKGIGEEELCCVYVPTNHLYLGDVLLISSNDILRPNISVREGIEIVISGGMSVPKLFTMIDPSGISATRTVNFEASV; translated from the exons ATGGGGACGAGAGAGAGGGATAGGGAGAGGGATAAAGATCGAGAGTTGCTTATCCCTGTCGCAACCATCTCCTACGATGAAGACTCCAAATCCTCCTCCTCTCCTCCTACTCCTACAATCTCCTCCACCTGCCATGGCCGCGAG GCATTTTTAAAAGTAATCCGTAGCTGGGCATGGAAAAAGTTTATGACTGGGTG TGTCATACTTTTTCCACTGGCCATTACATTCTATGTTACTTGGGGTTTTATTCATCTCGTTGATGGTTTCTTCTCCCCAGTCTATGATCACCTAGGCATCAATATTTTTG GTCTAGGATTTGCTACATCCATCACATTTATCTTTTTAGTAGGCATTTTCATGTCATCTTGGGTGGGGGCTTCGGTTCTTACTCTCGGCGAATTGTTCATTAAGAAGATGCCGCTCGTGAGCTATATTTATAGTGCCTCAAAGCAAATAAGTGCTGCAATCTCACCAG ATCAGAATTCTAATGCTTTCAAAGAAGTCGCAATCATTCGGCATCCTGGTAAGGGGCAATATATGTTTGGTTTCATTACTTCTACAGTTGTTCTTCAAAAGGGTATTGGTGAAGAAGAACTTTGTTGTGTTTATGTTCCCACAAATCATTTGTATCTTGGTGATGTCCTTCTCATTAGTTCAAATGATATTTTGAGGCCTAATATATCCGTTCGAGAGGGGATCG AAATTGTTATCTCTGGGGGCATGTCTGTGCCTAAATTATTCACTATGATTGATCCTTCCGGCATTTCAGCAACAAGAACAGTCAATTTTGAAGCATCAGTATGA
- the LOC107960637 gene encoding 60S ribosomal protein L44-like — EHQIGIKNAVEICLKKSGYGGQTKPVFHKKAKTTKKIVLRLQCQGCKHVSQHPIKRCKHFEIGGDKKGKGTSLF; from the exons GAACATCAAATTGGCATTAAAAATGCAGTAGAAATTTGCTTAAAAAAATCAGGTTATGGTGGTCAGACCAAACCAGTGTTCCACAAGAAG GCCAAGACCACCAAGAAGATTGTGCTGAGGCTGCAATGCCAGGGTTGCAAGCATGTATCCCAGCATCCAATCAAG AGGTGCAAGCATTTTGAAATTGGTGGCGACAAGAAGGGGAAGGGAACATCTCTTTTCTAA